Proteins found in one Labrus bergylta chromosome 8, fLabBer1.1, whole genome shotgun sequence genomic segment:
- the LOC109986625 gene encoding uncharacterized protein isoform X3 codes for MTTEASAVSEADTEGKQKASGAEPEPEPEPENKQKPEAAVSDPEGEPSSKKAQEQTSEPGTAEVATSPEEEQLKPRTRTSAGKGLSRLFSSFLKRRSQCSEGEGFEAEKAREDKADTEEKADKAGEKKEGEVKGEEEEVKVEEKKPEEKPEAKEVKKKDEANVEKKEEKKKEEEKVEKKGSKKKKKEAKKKVEKKDADKVKQEEVKREEEKVKKEDKKDDEQVKKDEEKDEENVKKEEKKEDEKVNKEEKKEDEKAQQSVEKEEDKSETKEEKEPTDVKDKEAEAEKKESKEGENTDKKVAKRKEKEEKVKKKEEEKAKRKAEEEERHKKREEEKAKKKEEEKAREAEKAKKKEEKAKEAEKAKKKEEEKAKKKEEEKAKEEKAKKKEEEKTKEEPTKKDEEKVKEEVKKKDEEKEEEKTEKKQKKEEEKGKKKEKGKNKGKKEGKSQSDEQVKAPIAAPEPELKTEPEAEQAPDQHSVSSAETQPAQEKHKDEESINKEPDAVEEVKEDDTEKKEEEPTEQNNDAEEEEKAKEVTKKEKPAKEKKTEKKPEEAKGSKRLKTMQCKVTLLDDTLFECELDKHAKGQELITKVCDHVNLLEKDYFGLAHGETTTSKTWLEATKEIRKQVPGAVYEFTFNVKFYPPDPAQLTEDLTRYFLCVQLRKDIMSGVLPCSFVTLSLLGSYAAQSELGEYDPETHGTDYVKDLSLAPGQSKELEDKVMELHRTYRSMSPAQADMLFLENAKKLAMYGVDLHQAKDLDGVDITLGVCSGGLMVYKDKLRINRFPWPKVLKISYKRSSFFIKIRPSELEQYESTIGFKLPNYKASKKLWKVCVENHTFFRVPTVEPPSSRRFLVLGSKFRYSGRTQAQTRQASSMIDRPAPRFTRSASKRLSRNLDGSMSAGDETLQLLQQLSASVRTEVDDWSLMTSDQPWPSSVFPASGESEQTFIQSWEEGQSVHTVRVSQQDTETSSQTTTVTELLTDEQQGWRKEDLWSALLDRHPPFPFAPPFDYVKQPAKLSLSKMSSMDRLLQPSTAQQDDWFVYFDHILSLLSPEQFPPSAQIELREEDEQVVYDSEQEPTNEEKINRLQEMVMLVDKLTEAEVLERNLREVRYLEDRLQEVDEMAEKLQEVIEEELGKEEVEKLRKEFAETELEQHVRVGGVTKTVVIKSIRSIEKEDGEEDELEQQIKEVFLKGLYEEEEAEGEQETKIEVIGESQFDDNLIEKLRGIEQEWKEEAEVKMSGVPGTTSVVAYQKVEPRIKKKVTIVEEREPNQEIMVGRMLEESLEKEEAWCEIEGQAEDEREAEYGEIWFILFDRPPYTSVVKPQVVTVERAQVDEGEYFTSNSESTTFEEKIEITALEKKTKLFVEERKVEEEEVWRASEIPPQQTAIERDDDWFILLDVIPRQTPYVPPVSSKRRGELDAESFVLVVETAAVQEIGEEVSEERTIIEKAPRELQVIPLQPVTDRDDDFFVLLDVVPRETSYVQPERVEVSPEERVSLVEIKNVKKREESSEVVTSGVEMKHPQSEKQVVALPQSVRQIEDDWFLLLEASTRETYVQQVTAEEYVPEESISVQSDIIKVASREKVVVEEIAGIVLEKEDKNLSEQILPEQKIPEAVRERDDDWFLLLDVIPRETEFVPPASLAATSQMFATVQPRIEVKSTEQTLQQVEFEQIRLQPSQPLQQKDDDWFGLFDAIREEAVIVPSVSPVEIVPDMRKLSEVEVKTTETTTWKEMIIGVETRQVETRLSEIRTSQAALLSEREGGDDWFGLFDIVREKPFVIPPVAVVERFVDVVAAAEQKPKLFMEDVKHAVKFVEIEAPQPRQVDDDWFVLLDVAERTSVAVDERLRIPPEVRPAKVLEVKEQRAQQRVTVVEERWQQGKVVQQKPRPEVREVEDDWFILLDVATKKSVAGLERVQFPAEKRAPPAATKTLTVISKMRPQFEERILDERRPVTPTHIHDDWFVLLDVGQKKSVVSTHRGTRPVSAPVFSQAALAEAGIPMAPFDQPQTSTPIKTGRLEERKLEVTVEAVEPSKVEAVVEVKPAAWRNQREVNSSLITTINGDIQHESEAMSTEVVRMRKKRAKKIEGDSIYIRHSLLMLEEFDKPQEDLLKHHASISELKRNFMEAVPEQRPSEWDKRLSTHSPFRTLGINGQPLPSADGSACISLLCNGSETKASHTKTSTNVGFSGKTSPTVSHTSEPDSGDSLLGDPVEEESFDQEEVVVFETSLLPIIEEEMAQLPSSLDPCCRGLNETQEEEEGSNPEVMEGSGRIVGSSQASYFRSDGPQVICCFQPPLVQTQTVTITAVSNSLSSGISTTEVPVVPTKTFIYASSKETDDGTEDKDGTTTSSSKTVTTENIGGTSVTTTTTHISKVVKSGSSESRVEKRIVITADSDMDQDKEKADGASAL; via the exons ATGACAACAGAGGCGAGTGCGGTGAGCGAGGCAGACACTGAGGGCAAGCAGAAGGCCAGTGGGGCAGAACCAGAGCCAGAACCTGAACCAGAGAACAAGCAGAAACCAGAGGCGGCAGTGTCTGACCCAGAGGGGGAGCCTTCAAGCAAGAAGGCCCAGGAGCAGACCTCCGAGCCTGGGACTGCAGAAGTAGCTACCTCCCCTGAGGAGGAGCAGCTGAAACCTCGTACCCGGACCTCGGCTGGCAAAGGTCTGTCAcgcctcttctcctctttcctcaAACGGCGCTCGCAGTGCTCTGAGGGAGAGGGGTTTGAGGCAGAGAAAGCCAGGGAGGACAAGGCAGACACAGAGGAAAAGGCCGACAAggcaggagagaagaaggagggagaagtgaaaggtgaagaggaggaggttaaGGTAGAAGAGAAGAAACCAGAAGAGAAACCAGAGGcaaaagaagtgaaaaagaaagatgaagcaaatgtagagaaaaaagaggagaaaaagaaagaggaagaaaaagttGAGAAGAAGggcagtaaaaagaaaaaaaaagaagccaagaaGAAAGTAGAGAAAAAGGATGCagacaaagtaaaacaggaagaggtgaaaagggaagaggaaaaggtgaaaaaagaagacaaaaaggatgatgaacaggtgaaaaaagatgaggaaaaggatgaggaaaatgtaaaaaaggaagagaaaaaagaggatgaaaaggtgaataaagaagagaaaaaagaggatgaaaaagcacaacagagtgtagaaaaggaggaggacaagtcagagacaaaagaagaaaaggagccCACCGATGTAAAAGACAAGGAGGCAgaagcagaaaagaaagagagtaaagagggagaaaacactgacaaaaaagttgcaaagaggaaagaaaaggaggaaaaggtaaagaagaaggaagaggaaaaagcaaagaggaaagcagaggaagaagaaaggcacaagaagagagaagaagagaaagctaagaagaaagaggaggaaaaggcaAGAGAGGCCGAAAAagcaaagaagaaagaagaaaaagcaaaagaggcagaaaaggcaaagaagaaagaggaagaaaaagccaaaaagaaggaggaggagaaggcaAAAGAGGAGAAagctaaaaagaaagaagaggagaagacaaAAGAGGAGCCCACAAAGAAGGACGAAGAAAAGGTGAAGgaagaagtgaagaaaaaagacgaggaaaaagaggaggaaaagacagagaaaaaacaaaagaaagaagaggaaaaagggaagaaaaaggagaaagggaAGAACAAGGGAAAAAAGGAGGGGAAAAGTCAAAGTGACGAGCAGGTGAAAGCACCGATTGCTGCTCCAGAGCCTGAACTTAAAACTGAGCCAGAAGCTGAACAAGCTCCAGATCAGCACTCAGTCAGCAGtgcagagacacag CCAGctcaagagaaacacaaagacgaAGAGTCGATAAATAAGGAGCCAGACGCTGTGGAAGAAGTGAAGGAGGAcgacacagagaaaaaagaggaagaaccGACTGAGCAGAATAACGACgccgaggaagaggagaaggcaAAGGAGGTAACgaagaaagaaaaacctgcGAAAGAAAAGAAGACGGAGAAGAAACCAGAAGAGGCTAAAGGCTCCAAACGTCTGAAAACCATGCAATGCAAAGTCACCTTACTGGACGACACtctgtttgagtgtgagctGGAT AAACATGCTAAAGGCCAAGAGCTTATAACAAAGGTGTGTGACCATGTTAATCTGCTGGAGAAAGATTACTTCGGCCTCGCTCATGGGGAAACCACAACAAGCAAG ACTTGGTTGGAAGCCACCAAAGAGATCAGGAAACAGGTTCCAGGTGCTGTTTATGAGTTTACGTTCAACGTGAAGTTTTACCCTCCAGACCCTGCTCAGCTCACTGAGGATCTCACCAG GTACTTTCTGTGTGTCCAGCTGAGAAAGGACATCATGAGCGGTGTTCTTCCCTGTTCTTTTGTCACACTGTCCCTGCTGGGTTCATACGCAGCCCAGTCGGAGCTCGGAGAGTACGACCCGGAGACACATGGGACAGACTACGTGAAAGATCTGAGCCTGGCTCCTGGACAGAGCAAAGAGCTAGAGGACAAAGTGATGGAGCTGCACCGCACATACAG GTCAATGAGTCCAGCTCAAGCAGACATGTTGTTTCTGGAAAATGCCAAGAAGCTCGCCATGTATGGAGTTGACCTGCATCAGGCCAAG GATCTGGATGGTGTTGACATCACATTGGGAGTTTGCTCCGGTGGTCTGATGGTTTACAAGGACAAGCTGAGGATCAACCGTTTCCCCTGGCCTAAAGTGCTCAAGATCTCCTACAAACGTAGCAGCTTCTTTATCAAGATCAGACCATCGGAG CTAGAGCAATATGAAAGCACAATCGGCTTCAAACTTCCCAACTACAAAGCATCGAAGAAGCTGTGGAAAGTTTGCGTTGAAAACCATACCTTCTTCCG TGTTCCCACAGTAGAGCCTCCATCATCTCGTCGCTTCCTCGTCTTGGGATCTAAGTTCCGGTACAGCGGGCGCACTCAGGCCCAGACCCGCCAGGCCAGCTCCATGATCGACCGCCCCGCCCCTCGATTCACACGCTCTGCAAGCAAGAGGCTGTCCCGTAACCTAGATGGAAGTATGT CAGCTGGAGATGAAActctccagctcctgcaacaaCTCTCAGCATCagtcaggactgaagttgatgATTGGTCACTGATGACATCTGACCAACCCTGGCCTTCTTCTGTATTCCCAG CCAGTGGGGAGTCAGAGCAGACTTTCATTCAGTCCTGGGAGGAGGGACAGTCTGTTCACACAGTCAGAGTGAGCCAGCAGGACACTGAGACGAGCTCTCAGACCACCACAGTGACAGAGCTGTTGACGGATGAGCAACAAGGATGGAGAAAGGAAGACTTGTGGTCTGCCCTACTTGATCGCCATCCTCCTTTTCCCTTTGCCCCACCTTTTGATTATGTGAAACAGCCAG CTAAGCTCAGCTTGTCAAAAATGAGCTCAATGGATAGACTACTGCAACCATCAACAGCACAGCAAGATGATTGGTTTGTTTACTTCGACCACATCCTGAGCCTTCTCTCCCCTGAACAAT tccctccctctgctcaGATCGAGCTTCGGGAAGAGGATGAGCAGGTCGTCTATGATTCAGAGCAGGAGCCGACCAATGAGGAGAAAATTAACAGGCTGCAGGAAATGGTGATGTTGGTAGACAAGCTGACAGAGGCAGAAGTTTTAGAAAGGAATCTAAGGGAAGTGAGGTATTTGGAGGACAGGCTCCAGGAAGTGGATGAGATGGCAGAGAAACTTCAGGAAGTAATAGAAGAGGAATTAGGTAAGGAGGAGGTGGAAAAGTTAAGAAAGGAATTTGCAGAGACAGAGCTGGAGCAACATGTGCGAGTGGGAGGTGTAACAAAAACTGTGGTGATAAAATccataaggagcatagaaaaaGAAGACGGTGAAGAGGATGAACTGGAGCAGCAGATAAAGGAGGTGTTCTTGAAAGGCTTgtatgaggaggaagaggccgAGGGGGAGCAGGAGACTAAAATAGAGGTCATAGGTGAGAGTCAGTTTGATGACAACTTGATAGAGAAGCTGCGCGGGATAGAACAGGAATGGAAGGAGGAAGCTGAGGTCAAGATGTCAGGCGTCCCTGGTACCACTTCTGTAGTAGCTTACCAGAAGGTGGAGCCTAGGATCAAGAAGAAAGTGACTATTGTGGAAGAGCGAGAGCCTAATCAAGAAATAATGGTCGGCAGGATGTTAGAGGAGAGCCTAGAAAAAGAGGAGGCATGGTGTGAGATTGAAGGGCAGGCTGAGGATGAACGTGAGGCGGAATATGGCGAAATCTGGTTCATACTGTTTGACCGTCCTCCATACACATCTGTTGTCAAACCACAAG TTGTGACTGTGGAACGTGCTCAGGTGGATGAAGGCGAGTATTTCACCTCAAACAGCGAGAGTACAACCTTTGAGGAGAAAATTGAGATTACAGCTCTTGAGAAAAAGACCAAGCTTTTTGTGGAAGAAAGGAAAgtggaagaagaggaagtaTGGCGTGCCTCTGAGATTCCTCCACAACAGACCGCCATAGAAAGAGACGATGACTGGTTTATTTTGCTGGATGTAATTCCCAGACAAACTCCTTATGTACCACCAG TTTCTTCGAAGAGAAGAGGCGAGTTAGACGCAGAAAGTTTTGTCCTGGTGGTGGAAACTGCAGCTGTGCAGGAGATTGGAGAAGAAGTGTCCGAAGAGAGAACGATAATAGAAAAGGCACCAAGAGAGCTACAAGTAATCCCACTGCAGCCAgtgacagacagagatgatgaCTTTTTTGTGTTGCTTGATGTTGTTCCCAGAGAAACATCATATGTTCAACCAG AGCGTGTTGAAGTGTCTCCAGAGGAACGTGTCTCTctggttgaaataaaaaacgTCAAAAAACGGGAGGAAAGCTCAGAAGTTGTGACATCAGGCGTAGAAATGAAACACCCGCAAAGTGAAAAGCAAGTAGTAGCCCTTCCACAGTCTGTGAGACAGATAGAAGATGACTGGTTTTTGCTGCTGGAGGCTTCCACCAGAGAAACATATGTACAACAAG TTACCGCAGAAGAGTATGTTCCTGAAGAAAGCATTTCCGTCCAATCTGACATAATCAAAGTGGCGTCCAGAGAGAAGGTCGTAGTGGAAGAAATTGCAGGAATTGTGCTTGAGAAAGAGGACAAGAATCTTTCCGAGCAAATCCTTCCAGAGCAGAAAATACCTGAAGCAGTCAGGGAAAGAGATGACGACTGGTTTCTTCTGCTGGATGTCATTCCTAGAGAAACTGAATTTGTGCCTCCAG cgTCTCTGGCAGCCACAAGCCAAATGTTTGCAACTGTTCAACCTCGAATTGAAGTGAAAAGCACAGAGCAGACGTTGCAGCAGGTTGAGTTTGAGCAGATTAGACTGCAGCCTTCACAGCCTCTGCAACAGAAAGATGATGACTGGTTTGGGCTGTTTGATGCTATTCGCGAAGAGGCAGTCATAGTACCATCAG TTTCTCCTGTTGAGATTGTTCCGGATATGAGGAAGTTGTCGGAGGTTGAGGTGAAAACCACAGAGACCACAACATGGAAGGAGATGATAATTGGTGTGGAGACCAGACAGGTTGAGACACGTTTGTCTGAAATTAGAACAAGCCAAGCTGCACTGCTTTccgagagagaaggaggagacgATTGGTTTGGTCTGTTCGACATCGTGCGTGAAAAGCCTTTTGTCATACCACCAG TTGCTGTGGTTGAGCGTTTTGTGGATGTGGTAGCAGCTGCTGAACAAAAACCAAAACTCTTCATGGAAGATGTAAAGCATGCTGTTAAGTTTGTGGAGATTGAAGCACCACAACCAAGACAGGTGGATGATGACTGGTTTGTGCTGCTGGATGTTGCAGAAAGGACATCAG TGGCTGTGGATGAACGTCTCCGTATACCTCCTGAAGTCAGACCAGCCAAAGTGTTAGAAGTCAAAGAGCAGAGAGCACAGCAAAGAGTTACGGTAGTGGAGGAGAGGTGGCAGCAGGGTAAGGTGGTGCAGCAGAAACCACGCCCGGAAGTGAGAGAGGTGGAGGATGATTGGTTTATTCTGCTGGACGTGGCCACTAAGAAATCAG TCGCTGGCCTTGAGCGCGTCCAGTTCCCAGCAGAGAAGAGAGCTCCACCTGCTGCAACCAAAACACTGACTGTTATTTCAAAGATGAGACCTCAGTTTGAGGAACGGATCCTGGATGAAAGACGTCCTGTCACGCCTACACACATTCATGATGATTGGTTTGTTCTTCTAGATGTTGGACAAAAGAAGTCAG TGGTGAGCACACACAGGGGCACCCGTCCCGTCAGTGCTCCGGTCTTCTCCCAGGCCGCTCTGGCAGAGGCAGGCATCCCCATGGCCCCTTTCGATCAGCCCCAGACCTCCACCCCCATCAAGACCGGCCGTCTGGAGGAGAGGAAGCTGGAGGTCACCGTAGAAGCTGTGGAGCCCTCAAAGGTCGAGGCTGTGGTTGAGGTCAAG CCAGCAGCGTGGAGAAACCAGAGAGAAGTAAACTCTTCACTGATAACCACCATCAATGGGGACATTCAG CACGAGTCTGAGGCCATGAGCACGGAGGTGGTGCGAATGCGAAAG aaAAGAGCTAAGAAAATTGAGGGTGACTCAATTTATATCAGACATAGCCTTTTAATGTTGGAG GAGTTTGATAAACCTCAGGAGGATCTGCTCAAGCATCATGCCAGCATCAGCGAGCTGAAGAGGAACTTCATGGAAGCCGTCCCGGAGCAGAGGCCCAGTGAGTGGGACAAGCGCCTGTCCACACACTCTCCGTTCCGCACCCTGGGGATCAATGGTCAGCCTCTGCCCAGTGCAGATGGG AGTGCGTGCATTAGTCTCCTTTGCAATGGTTCAGAGACGAAGGCTTCGCATACCAAAACCAGCACCAACGTGGGCTTTTCAGGCAAAACGAGTCCCACTGTGAGCCACACGAGTGAGCCTGATAGTGGTGATTCCCTCCTCGGTGATCCAGTTGAGGAAGAGTCTTTTGATCAGGAGGAGGTCGTAGTGTTTGAGACCTCCTTACTGCCCATCATAGAGGAGGAGATGGCGCAGCTGCCTTCCTCCCTCGACCCCTGCTGTAGAGGTTTAAATGAgacccaagaagaagaagaaggatcAAACCCAGAAGTGATGGAGGGCTCGGGGAGGATAGTTGGATCTTCCCAAGCTTCCTATTTCAGGAGCGATGGTCCACAGGTCATATGCTGCTTCCAG CCCCCTCTGGTGCAGACCCAGACTGTCACCATCACAGCTGTCTCCAACTCCTTATCCAGTGGCATCTCCACCACAGAGGTCCCTGTCGTCCCCACCAAGACCTTCATCTATGCCTCTTCAAAG GAGACAGATGATGGAACAGAAGACAAAGATGGCACAACCACGTCTAGCTCCAAGACCGTCACCACGGAGAACATCGGTGGCACCTCAGTCACCACCACTACCACTCACATCTCAAAG GTAGTGAAAAGCGGATCTTCGGAGAGTCGTGTGGAGAAGAGAATCGTTATAACTGCAGACTCTGATATGGACCAAGATAAG GAGAAGGCTGACGGAGCATCAGCATTGTAA